In one Pseudomonadota bacterium genomic region, the following are encoded:
- a CDS encoding flagellar hook capping FlgD N-terminal domain-containing protein, with the protein MTDVTVLGTAPATPTEPRPVEAPDLGQADFLKLMTAQLENQDPFKPMENGEFLGQMAQFSTVSGIEQLNATMEDIGAALGAGRVSDSASMIGREVLVPGTVARAGADGTLRGSIVLDAPAEAVTVRWSDAQSFETLAETTLGPQPAGRLDLAWSDPPADIVDARRGVRITVEAMGAETREPRVFARVDAVNLPAFEGAPLVFDVEDYGLLNEPDIASIR; encoded by the coding sequence GTGACTGACGTGACAGTGCTTGGCACGGCCCCCGCCACGCCTACGGAGCCAAGGCCCGTGGAAGCCCCAGATCTGGGGCAGGCGGATTTTCTGAAACTCATGACCGCGCAGCTGGAAAACCAGGACCCGTTCAAGCCCATGGAAAACGGGGAATTCCTCGGACAGATGGCGCAATTCTCGACCGTCTCGGGCATCGAGCAGCTCAACGCGACGATGGAAGACATCGGCGCCGCGTTGGGCGCGGGCCGCGTGAGCGACAGCGCGAGCATGATCGGGCGCGAGGTCCTCGTACCGGGGACCGTGGCCCGCGCAGGCGCAGACGGCACCCTCCGGGGCTCTATCGTGCTCGATGCTCCGGCGGAGGCGGTCACTGTCCGCTGGAGCGATGCGCAGAGCTTCGAGACCCTCGCGGAGACGACGCTCGGGCCGCAGCCCGCCGGGCGCCTCGACCTGGCCTGGAGCGATCCGCCCGCCGACATCGTCGATGCGCGCCGGGGCGTCCGCATCACCGTGGAGGCCATGGGCGCAGAAACGCGCGAGCCCCGCGTCTTTGCGCGCGTCGATGCCGTGAACCTGCCGGCCTTCGAAGGTGCGCCGTTGGTCTTCGACGTGGAGGATTATGGTCTCCTGAACGAGCCGGACATCGCGTCTATTCGCTGA
- the flgC gene encoding flagellar basal body rod protein FlgC has protein sequence MEIGTIFDVARHAMSAQMVRLNTVSSNIANAGSVSTTEEGAYQPMRPIFETVYADQHGQSGLSTTRAREVVTLDRSPNRQFRPDHPMADEEGYIFLPQVNPDEEMVEMLEASRQYQNVLETVSTMRTLMARTVKMGQG, from the coding sequence ATGGAAATCGGAACGATCTTTGACGTGGCGCGCCATGCCATGTCCGCCCAGATGGTGCGCCTGAATACGGTATCCTCCAACATCGCCAATGCAGGTTCGGTCAGCACGACCGAGGAGGGCGCCTACCAGCCCATGCGCCCGATCTTCGAGACGGTCTACGCCGATCAGCACGGCCAGTCCGGCCTGTCGACGACGCGCGCGCGGGAGGTGGTGACGCTCGACCGCTCCCCCAACCGGCAGTTCCGCCCCGACCACCCGATGGCCGATGAGGAGGGCTACATTTTCCTGCCGCAGGTGAACCCGGACGAGGAGATGGTCGAGATGCTGGAGGCCAGCCGCCAGTACCAGAACGTGCTCGAGACGGTCTCGACCATGCGCACACTGATGGCGCGCACGGTCAAGATGGGCCAGGGCTAG
- the flgB gene encoding flagellar basal body rod protein FlgB translates to MEATFRNHLSVFAQALSLRETRGQMLASNIANAATPGFKARDIDFKTELAARTGDGDLRVSHARHFATAQPAALGAAYRKPVSASLDSNTVELAVEQMEFAENALRYQTSLTLLNRRISGALNAMRGE, encoded by the coding sequence ATGGAAGCCACCTTTCGAAACCACCTCAGCGTCTTTGCCCAGGCGCTCTCGCTGCGCGAAACCCGCGGCCAGATGCTGGCCTCCAACATCGCCAACGCGGCGACACCGGGCTTCAAGGCGCGCGATATCGACTTCAAGACCGAGCTCGCCGCCCGGACCGGTGACGGTGATCTGCGCGTCAGCCACGCCCGACACTTCGCCACCGCGCAACCGGCCGCTTTGGGCGCCGCGTATCGCAAGCCGGTGAGTGCCTCGCTCGACAGCAATACCGTCGAACTCGCCGTCGAACAGATGGAATTCGCCGAGAATGCCCTGCGCTACCAGACGTCCCTGACGCTGCTCAACAGGCGCATCTCCGGCGCGCTCAATGCCATGAGAGGGGAGTGA
- a CDS encoding sel1 repeat family protein: protein MVAPGRTARRALTAFMLGMSPAPAVSARDLETALDHVRAGEAAEAVAIFRDLALAGDSAAQVNLAVMHARGEGVPLDIEEASYWAWRARLMGEARAAGPSEALIARLPERQRGTLATRLAADLEMLAEQGRFRAFVGLGLVELEVRMPKDPRRAALWFTLAAAFEEPHAIRLRGYALAEVAEPDRLAIQAEVRTLFAEWCERLPRESVPPSCPVIMARNEP, encoded by the coding sequence ATGGTGGCCCCTGGCAGAACAGCCCGCCGCGCGCTGACGGCCTTCATGCTCGGGATGAGCCCCGCGCCCGCGGTCTCCGCGCGCGATCTAGAAACGGCCCTCGATCATGTCCGTGCCGGCGAGGCGGCGGAGGCCGTGGCCATCTTTCGCGATCTCGCCCTGGCCGGAGACAGCGCGGCGCAGGTCAATCTCGCGGTGATGCATGCACGTGGTGAAGGTGTCCCCCTCGACATCGAGGAGGCCAGCTACTGGGCCTGGCGCGCGCGGCTCATGGGCGAGGCCCGGGCCGCTGGGCCGAGCGAGGCGCTCATCGCGCGGCTCCCGGAGCGGCAGCGCGGCACACTCGCGACCCGGCTGGCGGCAGACCTTGAAATGCTGGCCGAGCAAGGGAGGTTTCGTGCCTTCGTCGGGCTGGGCCTTGTGGAGCTCGAGGTCCGCATGCCCAAGGACCCACGGCGCGCGGCGCTGTGGTTCACGCTCGCCGCGGCCTTCGAGGAGCCGCATGCGATCCGTCTGCGGGGATACGCCCTTGCCGAGGTCGCGGAGCCCGATCGGCTCGCCATTCAGGCCGAGGTCCGTACTCTCTTTGCAGAATGGTGCGAGCGGTTGCCCCGCGAGAGCGTCCCCCCAAGCTGCCCGGTGATCATGGCGCGGAACGAACCCTAG
- a CDS encoding flagellar protein FliS — protein sequence MKEAAMSFARTFYQAADQALAEPAPHPHQIVLVTLRELTRALDVLATAQAQGRTFPPAPLNRALTAIYILQSSLDFEAGGQIADDLFQLYEFTRFHLLKAWRGEEEARLPEARDAMDNILSAWGDIAPDADKVPA from the coding sequence ATGAAGGAAGCAGCGATGAGCTTTGCCCGCACCTTTTACCAAGCCGCCGACCAGGCCCTCGCAGAGCCCGCGCCGCATCCTCACCAGATCGTCTTGGTGACGCTTCGCGAGCTCACCCGCGCCCTCGATGTGCTGGCCACCGCGCAGGCGCAGGGCCGGACTTTCCCGCCTGCGCCGCTCAATCGCGCGCTCACGGCGATCTACATCCTTCAGTCAAGCCTCGATTTCGAGGCGGGCGGTCAGATCGCTGATGACCTCTTCCAGCTCTACGAATTCACGCGTTTTCACTTGCTCAAGGCTTGGCGCGGAGAGGAGGAGGCACGGCTCCCTGAGGCCCGTGATGCGATGGACAATATCCTCTCGGCCTGGGGCGACATCGCGCCGGATGCCGACAAGGTGCCGGCATGA